A stretch of Synechococcus sp. WH 8020 DNA encodes these proteins:
- a CDS encoding cytochrome c biogenesis protein ResB, protein MPALRRLFALLSDLRLAILLLLLIAGASALGTILPQNEAPDLYLERFNADPWLGMINGEQMLQLQLDSIYSSVWFLSLLAWLGLALILCSWRRQWPALLATMRWIDYRQPRQLSKLALAESIHCSNGESALDTLSEQLQKQGWQVQRQEDRLAARRGVIGKVGPLLVHTGLVLLLIGAAWGALSGNRLERFLAPGRALDLLDPSGNNRLSLTLERFAIERDPAGRTEQFRSTLRLDPPGGPSEQRMISVNHPLRYRGMTVYQADWSLAAITVQIGKSPELQLPLRSFPELGEQIWGLVLPTRPDGSEPVLMSTSSEQGPVQVFDADGSLLGNLRPGGASTEIKGLPLRVADIMPASGLLLKRDPGVPLVYAGFAITLLGGGLSLIATRQLWAVLDPPPFQPSNRQLHIGGLCNRNLAGFAAELPILISRIDGSRD, encoded by the coding sequence ATGCCTGCACTGCGCCGACTCTTTGCCCTGCTCTCGGATCTTCGATTAGCGATCCTGCTCCTTCTGCTGATTGCGGGAGCAAGCGCCCTTGGGACCATTCTTCCCCAGAACGAAGCGCCTGATTTGTATCTCGAGCGATTCAATGCAGACCCATGGCTGGGAATGATCAATGGCGAACAGATGTTGCAACTGCAGTTGGACAGCATCTATTCCAGCGTGTGGTTTTTAAGCCTTTTGGCTTGGCTGGGATTGGCCTTGATCTTGTGCAGCTGGCGTCGTCAATGGCCAGCACTACTCGCCACGATGCGCTGGATTGACTACCGCCAACCCAGACAACTGAGCAAGTTGGCGTTGGCCGAATCAATTCACTGTTCCAACGGTGAGTCGGCCTTAGACACACTGAGTGAGCAACTCCAAAAGCAAGGCTGGCAGGTCCAAAGGCAAGAGGATCGCCTCGCGGCGCGGCGTGGCGTGATTGGCAAGGTTGGCCCCTTATTGGTCCACACCGGCTTGGTGCTGCTGCTAATCGGTGCTGCATGGGGAGCACTTTCTGGAAACCGCTTGGAACGCTTCCTTGCGCCCGGCCGAGCTCTCGACCTGCTTGACCCATCTGGCAACAACCGGCTTTCGCTCACCCTCGAACGCTTCGCGATTGAGCGTGATCCGGCGGGACGCACCGAACAATTCCGATCAACCCTGAGACTTGATCCTCCAGGAGGGCCTTCAGAGCAGCGCATGATCAGCGTGAATCATCCGCTCCGCTATCGAGGGATGACTGTTTATCAAGCGGATTGGTCGCTAGCTGCGATCACCGTGCAGATCGGCAAGAGTCCTGAACTGCAATTACCTCTCCGTAGTTTTCCCGAGCTCGGGGAACAAATTTGGGGTCTGGTGCTTCCCACACGGCCAGACGGATCCGAACCTGTGCTGATGAGCACAAGCAGTGAACAGGGCCCTGTTCAGGTGTTCGATGCAGACGGATCTCTGCTGGGCAACCTGCGACCTGGCGGGGCATCCACTGAAATCAAAGGACTGCCCCTGAGAGTGGCCGACATCATGCCTGCCAGCGGACTGCTCCTTAAGCGTGACCCAGGTGTCCCTCTCGTTTATGCAGGTTTCGCGATCACACTGCTTGGCGGAGGCCTCAGCTTGATCGCAACCCGACAGCTCTGGGCCGTACTCGACCCGCCACCATTTCAGCCATCCAACAGACAGCTGCACATTGGCGGACTTTGCAATCGAAATCTCGCTGGCTTTGCGGCCGAATTGCCAATCCTGATCAGCAGGATTGACGGGTCCCGTGACTGA
- the queF gene encoding preQ(1) synthase has translation MNNPGTELTKTPLYGERAIANAELICFDNPRPGRPYEVSIELPEFTCLCPFSGYPDFAVLRLIYQPGPRVVELKAIKLYINHFRNTSISHEEVANKILDDLVAACAPVWMQLEADFNPRGNVHTVVRVSHGTRQSC, from the coding sequence ATGAACAATCCCGGCACTGAGCTCACCAAAACTCCGCTGTATGGCGAAAGAGCTATTGCAAATGCGGAGTTGATCTGTTTCGACAACCCAAGGCCAGGGCGCCCCTATGAGGTGTCGATCGAATTGCCTGAATTTACTTGCCTTTGCCCCTTTTCTGGTTATCCGGACTTCGCGGTATTGCGCTTGATTTATCAGCCCGGACCGCGAGTGGTCGAGCTGAAAGCGATCAAGTTGTATATCAATCACTTTCGCAACACTTCGATCTCCCATGAAGAGGTGGCGAACAAAATTCTTGATGATTTAGTAGCGGCCTGTGCCCCCGTTTGGATGCAGCTCGAAGCTGATTTCAACCCTCGTGGCAATGTTCATACGGTTGTAAGAGTCAGTCACGGGACCCGTCAATCCTGCTGA
- a CDS encoding cytochrome c biogenesis CcdA family protein has translation MLNHALQQPGPITVALVFAGGALTSLGPCSLSLLPVTLAYLAGFENKQKPWQRSLSFCAGIVGALVVLGSLSGLLGRIYGQVPGLVPTLVAVLAMVMGLNLLGVVRIPLPAGPDPMRWTSKVPAPLAPVAAGLAFGLAASPCTTPVLAVLLGWIASTGRPLLGVLMLTSFGIGQVLPLLLAGNLAASLPRLLALRPIGRWVPPISGVILFATGTLTLLARLT, from the coding sequence CTGCTCAACCATGCGCTACAGCAGCCTGGTCCAATCACTGTGGCTCTTGTCTTTGCAGGAGGAGCTTTAACAAGCCTGGGCCCCTGTTCCCTCTCTTTGCTACCTGTCACCCTCGCGTACCTAGCCGGCTTCGAGAACAAGCAAAAACCTTGGCAACGCAGTCTTTCCTTTTGCGCTGGCATCGTGGGAGCCCTTGTTGTGCTTGGAAGCCTGAGTGGATTGCTGGGCCGCATCTACGGTCAAGTTCCTGGTTTGGTACCAACCCTTGTTGCGGTCCTAGCAATGGTGATGGGGCTCAATCTTCTCGGCGTGGTTCGAATCCCCCTTCCCGCAGGGCCAGACCCCATGCGTTGGACAAGCAAGGTGCCCGCCCCGCTAGCCCCTGTTGCGGCCGGATTAGCGTTTGGTCTCGCGGCTTCACCCTGCACAACTCCGGTACTGGCTGTGCTACTTGGCTGGATTGCAAGCACGGGACGTCCCCTCCTCGGGGTGCTGATGCTCACAAGCTTCGGGATTGGTCAAGTCCTACCTCTCCTCCTTGCAGGCAACTTGGCAGCCTCACTACCACGGTTGCTGGCGTTACGGCCCATCGGCCGCTGGGTTCCTCCCATCAGTGGGGTGATCCTGTTTGCCACAGGCACGCTCACCTTGTTAGCGAGATTGACCTGA
- the fumC gene encoding class II fumarate hydratase, translating to MTQTTRTEHDSMGPVEVPAKALWGAQTQRSLQNFAISDDRIPVDLIHALAQIKQAAAIVNARLGVLDHNRRDLIVKVAADIAEGRHDDQFPLRVWQTGSGTQTNMNVNEVISNLVSRSEGEPLGSHQPVHPNDHVNRSQSTNDAFPAAIHIAAAAGIQHRLLPEVQQLSEAFATKSEAWRDIVKIGRTHLQDAVPLTLGQEASAWRDQLSSARDRIETSLQELYPLPLGGTAVGTGLNAPEGFAAQAATELARLSGLPLTSAPNKFAVMASHDGLVNAMGQLRLLAVSLLKIANDLRLLACGPRAGLAELHLPENEPGSSIMPGKVNPTQCEAMAMVCTQVIGLDAAVAMAGAGGHLQMNVYKPLIGFNLLQTIKLLTDACHCFRVSMVEGIEANRSRIQRDVEQSLMLVTPLAPVIGYDKASAIAKYAHEQGSSLRDAALELGYVNATEFDRIIDPAAMTNP from the coding sequence ATGACCCAAACAACAAGGACTGAACACGACAGCATGGGGCCTGTAGAGGTGCCGGCCAAAGCCCTCTGGGGGGCACAGACCCAGCGATCCCTGCAGAACTTCGCCATCAGCGATGACCGCATTCCTGTTGATCTGATCCATGCCTTAGCGCAAATCAAACAGGCGGCAGCGATCGTGAACGCTCGCCTGGGGGTGTTGGATCACAACCGACGCGACCTGATCGTGAAGGTGGCGGCCGACATAGCCGAGGGTCGTCACGACGATCAGTTCCCCCTAAGGGTTTGGCAAACCGGTAGCGGCACCCAAACAAACATGAATGTCAATGAGGTGATCAGCAACCTCGTATCGCGAAGCGAAGGGGAGCCATTAGGCAGCCATCAGCCAGTACACCCCAACGATCACGTCAACCGCTCGCAGTCCACCAACGACGCCTTCCCCGCAGCGATCCACATCGCTGCAGCAGCAGGCATCCAACACCGACTGTTGCCGGAAGTCCAACAACTCAGCGAGGCGTTTGCCACCAAGAGTGAGGCCTGGAGAGACATCGTGAAGATTGGCCGGACCCACCTACAGGATGCTGTGCCGCTGACCCTTGGCCAAGAAGCTTCTGCTTGGCGCGATCAACTCAGCAGTGCCAGGGACCGAATCGAAACATCGCTGCAGGAGCTGTACCCGCTCCCGCTAGGCGGCACCGCGGTTGGAACGGGCCTCAATGCCCCGGAAGGCTTCGCCGCTCAGGCAGCGACTGAACTGGCACGCCTAAGCGGGTTGCCCTTGACCTCGGCTCCGAACAAGTTTGCTGTGATGGCAAGCCATGACGGCCTGGTGAATGCCATGGGCCAGCTGCGACTCCTCGCGGTGAGCTTGCTAAAGATCGCCAACGACCTCCGTCTCCTTGCCTGCGGCCCACGCGCTGGGCTAGCGGAATTGCATTTACCTGAAAACGAACCAGGCAGTTCGATCATGCCTGGCAAGGTGAACCCCACTCAGTGCGAAGCGATGGCGATGGTTTGCACCCAGGTGATCGGTCTGGATGCAGCCGTTGCAATGGCCGGGGCTGGCGGCCACCTACAGATGAATGTCTACAAACCATTGATCGGCTTCAACCTGCTGCAAACGATCAAGCTGCTCACCGACGCCTGCCATTGCTTCAGGGTGTCCATGGTGGAAGGCATCGAAGCCAACCGCAGTCGCATCCAACGTGACGTGGAACAATCCCTGATGCTCGTCACTCCGCTGGCACCTGTGATCGGTTACGACAAGGCCAGTGCGATTGCAAAGTATGCCCACGAGCAGGGATCAAGCTTGCGCGATGCGGCCCTCGAGCTGGGCTATGTCAATGCGACGGAGTTCGATCGAATCATTGATCCCGCGGCGATGACAAACCCTTAA
- a CDS encoding FtsW/RodA/SpoVE family cell cycle protein, which translates to MSDTSVTSRRSRPTRKGALKSPKDSASNPHGFWQRLLPLNWSLWPTEARLLLSLTAIWCVAGLLVLASASWWVAAREQGEGAYYLKRQLVWMVASWSLMTFVASTTLRRWLKIAGPGLWIGCLMVAATLVMGTTVNGASRWLVIGPIQIQPSELIKPFVVLQAANLFAHWKRNALDQKLLWLSSFAILVLLILKQPNLSTASLIGLLIWLMAFSAGLPLLQLFGTALAGGMLGISSILINEYQRIRVISFLNPWNDPQGDGYQLIQSLLAIGSGGIFGQGFGLSTQKLQYLPIQSTDFIFAVYAEEFGFVGSVMLLVFLMLMGFLGLRVALRCRSNQARLTAIGCSTLLVGQSLMNIAVASGAMPTTGLPLPLVSYGGNSLLSSMVIIGLLIRCSLESTGLIGGRSLREQQRGG; encoded by the coding sequence TTGAGCGACACCAGCGTGACCTCCAGAAGGAGCCGACCCACGCGGAAGGGGGCTCTTAAAAGCCCTAAGGATTCAGCATCCAATCCGCATGGATTCTGGCAACGTTTGTTACCTCTCAATTGGTCTCTTTGGCCAACAGAGGCAAGGCTGCTCCTGAGTCTCACTGCCATCTGGTGTGTTGCTGGATTATTGGTCTTGGCATCGGCGAGCTGGTGGGTTGCTGCTCGCGAACAGGGAGAAGGGGCTTACTACCTCAAACGCCAACTGGTCTGGATGGTGGCTAGCTGGAGCCTGATGACGTTCGTTGCGTCCACAACACTGAGACGTTGGCTCAAAATCGCCGGCCCTGGTCTCTGGATCGGCTGTCTGATGGTGGCTGCCACCTTGGTGATGGGCACCACGGTGAATGGAGCAAGTCGGTGGCTGGTGATTGGTCCTATCCAGATCCAACCATCAGAGTTGATTAAACCGTTTGTGGTTCTTCAGGCTGCCAATCTCTTCGCCCATTGGAAGCGGAACGCACTCGATCAAAAGCTGCTCTGGCTATCAAGCTTCGCCATCCTCGTTCTGCTGATCCTCAAACAGCCGAATCTCAGTACAGCATCACTGATCGGTCTGTTGATCTGGTTAATGGCATTCTCTGCAGGGCTTCCCTTGCTTCAACTGTTTGGGACCGCACTAGCTGGAGGCATGCTCGGAATCAGCAGCATCCTGATTAATGAATACCAACGCATCAGGGTGATCTCGTTTCTGAATCCTTGGAATGATCCCCAGGGTGATGGATATCAACTCATTCAAAGCCTGCTCGCGATTGGATCAGGTGGGATTTTTGGCCAGGGATTCGGCCTATCAACCCAGAAACTGCAATATCTGCCCATCCAAAGCACAGATTTCATCTTCGCTGTCTATGCCGAAGAGTTCGGTTTCGTGGGGTCTGTGATGTTGCTGGTGTTTTTGATGCTGATGGGCTTCTTGGGGCTTCGTGTTGCTTTGCGCTGCCGAAGCAACCAGGCAAGGCTTACCGCCATTGGCTGTTCAACCCTTCTCGTAGGACAGTCACTGATGAATATTGCCGTGGCCTCCGGAGCCATGCCCACAACAGGCCTCCCCCTTCCTCTGGTCAGCTACGGAGGAAATTCATTGCTCTCCAGCATGGTGATTATTGGCTTATTAATCCGATGCTCACTCGAATCCACTGGCTTAATCGGTGGTCGCAGCCTCCGCGAGCAACAGCGCGGTGGATAA
- the purB gene encoding adenylosuccinate lyase, which produces MIERYTLPEMGEIWTDRAKYQSWLDVEVAACEANCRLGRVPQDAMQTIREQSAFEPERILEIEAEVRHDVIAFLTNVNEHVGDAGRYIHVGMTSSDVLDTGLALQLKASVVLLRQELAALDDAIAKLAAAHKATVMIGRSHAIHGEPITFGFKLAGWLAETRRNSERLARLERDVAVGQVSGAMGTYANTDPEVEKLTCEILGLSPDTASTQVISRDRHADYVQILALVGASLDRFATEIRNLQRTDVLEVEESFAKGQKGSSAMPHKRNPIRSERISGLARVLRSYVVAALENVALWHERDISHSSTERMMLPDCSVTLHFMLREMTAVISGLGVYPDNMIRNMNVYGGVVFSQRVLLALVDGGMSREDAYEVVQRNAHSAWNTNGGDFRANLQSDPEVSNKLNADQLAECFSTQLHQANLGVVWDRLGL; this is translated from the coding sequence TTGATCGAGAGATACACCCTGCCCGAGATGGGCGAGATCTGGACAGACCGCGCCAAATACCAAAGTTGGCTGGATGTTGAGGTTGCTGCCTGTGAGGCCAACTGCAGGCTTGGTCGTGTCCCACAGGATGCGATGCAAACGATTCGCGAACAGTCGGCGTTTGAACCGGAGCGAATCCTTGAGATCGAGGCCGAGGTCCGTCACGACGTGATCGCTTTCTTAACCAATGTGAATGAGCACGTTGGCGATGCAGGACGGTACATCCACGTCGGCATGACCAGTAGCGACGTTCTTGATACAGGCCTGGCGCTGCAGTTGAAAGCCTCAGTCGTTCTTCTGCGCCAGGAGTTGGCTGCCTTGGACGACGCGATTGCCAAGCTGGCGGCCGCACACAAAGCCACCGTGATGATCGGCCGTTCTCACGCGATCCATGGAGAACCGATCACCTTTGGCTTCAAGTTGGCTGGCTGGTTGGCCGAAACCCGCCGCAATAGTGAGCGTCTGGCTCGCCTAGAGCGTGATGTAGCCGTAGGCCAAGTAAGCGGGGCCATGGGCACCTACGCCAATACGGATCCAGAGGTGGAAAAGCTCACCTGCGAGATTCTCGGCCTCAGTCCCGACACGGCAAGCACTCAAGTGATCTCCCGCGATCGCCATGCCGACTACGTACAAATCCTCGCCCTGGTTGGAGCCTCGCTCGATCGCTTCGCGACCGAGATTCGCAACCTGCAGCGCACTGATGTTCTTGAGGTCGAAGAAAGCTTCGCCAAGGGACAGAAAGGAAGCTCGGCCATGCCCCATAAACGCAACCCGATTCGCAGCGAGCGCATCAGCGGATTAGCGCGCGTGCTGCGTAGCTATGTGGTGGCGGCTCTGGAAAACGTGGCTCTCTGGCACGAACGTGACATCAGCCACAGTTCAACGGAACGGATGATGCTGCCGGACTGCTCTGTGACCCTGCACTTCATGCTGCGAGAGATGACCGCCGTCATCTCTGGCCTTGGGGTTTACCCAGACAACATGATCCGCAACATGAATGTCTACGGAGGGGTGGTCTTCAGCCAGCGGGTACTGCTCGCCCTCGTGGATGGGGGTATGAGCCGGGAGGATGCTTACGAAGTGGTGCAGCGCAACGCCCACAGCGCTTGGAACACCAATGGAGGTGACTTCCGCGCCAACCTTCAAAGCGATCCCGAGGTGAGCAACAAGCTCAATGCTGACCAACTAGCGGAGTGTTTCAGCACCCAGCTACACCAAGCCAACCTAGGTGTCGTCTGGGACCGACTCGGCCTCTGA
- a CDS encoding DEAD/DEAH box helicase yields MVSPDVSQLFPFPLDGFQLESIDALNQGHSVVVSAPTGSGKTLVGEYAIHRAIAHGQKVFYTTPLKALSNQKLRDFREQFGADNVGLMTGDLSVNREARVVVMTTEIFRNMLYAEADGDDDPLADVESVVLDECHYMNDSQRGTVWEESIIHCPPSVQLVALSATVANAGQLTDWIEKVHGPTRLVLSDFRPVPLQFSFCSAKGLHQLLNEQGTGIHPNCKVWRAPKGHKRKGRSPRPPQPEAPPISFVVAQMAAREMLPAIYFIFSRRGCDKAVRDLGVQCLVTEAEQAIIRERLEAYTAANPEAVRDGLHADALLRGIASHHAGVLPAWKELIEALFQQGLVKVVFATETLAAGINMPARSTVIASLSKRTERGHRPLMASEFLQMAGRAGRRGLDTQGYVVTVQSRFEGVREAAQLATSPSDPLVSQFTPSYGMVLNLLQRHDLAKARELVERSFGRYLASLDLVEEEEHLAELRMQLAQLQGTAGDVPWEDFEDYEKQRGRLREERRLLRILQQQAEETLAHELTTALQFSSLGTLVSLKSPRLRGGVTPAVIVDKCDGPGQFPLLLCLTQDNVWLLLPCQAVVSLHAELSCLQVDGVAPPDLSRSGELRHGDQDSGGLALAVAHMARRHDMTTAQYDLAGEVLSQVRLVRELEDQLEGHPAHRWGDRKQLKKHRRRMEDLEHEIGERQQLLHHRSNRHWETFLALIEILRHFGCLDDLEPTEIGRTVAALRGDNELWLGLALMSGHLDELPPAELAAVFEAISTEVNRPDLWSAFPAPPLAEEALHDLSGIRRELLRAQERFKVVVPAWWEPELMGLVEAWAKGTTWNDLIANTSLDEGDVVRIMRRTVDLLAQVPYCEAISEQLRKNARAALTAINRFPVAEADQVLKAAAVESSGLNAATERAA; encoded by the coding sequence ATGGTGTCACCGGATGTTTCCCAGCTATTTCCATTCCCTTTGGATGGATTCCAGTTGGAATCGATTGATGCCTTGAATCAAGGGCATTCCGTTGTGGTGAGTGCGCCCACGGGATCTGGCAAGACTCTGGTAGGCGAGTACGCGATTCATCGGGCGATTGCCCATGGCCAAAAAGTTTTTTACACAACACCTCTCAAAGCCTTATCCAATCAAAAGTTGCGCGATTTTCGCGAACAGTTTGGAGCGGACAATGTTGGCTTGATGACGGGTGACCTGAGCGTTAACCGCGAGGCTCGAGTGGTGGTGATGACCACCGAGATCTTTCGTAACATGCTGTATGCCGAAGCGGATGGTGATGACGATCCGCTAGCGGATGTGGAGTCGGTCGTGCTCGACGAGTGCCACTACATGAATGATTCTCAGCGGGGCACCGTCTGGGAAGAATCGATCATTCACTGTCCCCCTTCCGTTCAACTGGTGGCGTTGTCCGCCACCGTCGCCAATGCGGGGCAACTAACCGATTGGATCGAGAAGGTGCACGGTCCGACGCGTCTGGTGCTGAGTGATTTTCGTCCGGTGCCGCTGCAGTTCAGTTTTTGTAGCGCTAAAGGTCTCCATCAACTTTTAAATGAACAGGGAACTGGAATTCATCCGAATTGCAAGGTTTGGCGTGCTCCAAAAGGGCACAAGCGCAAAGGCCGTTCGCCAAGGCCGCCGCAGCCGGAAGCACCACCGATCAGTTTTGTGGTCGCGCAAATGGCGGCACGGGAGATGCTCCCCGCCATCTATTTCATCTTCAGTCGCCGTGGTTGTGACAAGGCCGTTCGCGACCTTGGGGTGCAGTGTTTGGTGACGGAGGCCGAGCAGGCCATCATCCGTGAGCGGCTTGAGGCTTACACCGCCGCAAATCCTGAGGCTGTGCGCGACGGCCTTCATGCGGATGCGTTGCTGCGCGGGATTGCATCCCATCACGCCGGAGTGCTTCCGGCTTGGAAAGAGCTCATCGAGGCGTTATTTCAGCAGGGGTTGGTGAAGGTGGTGTTTGCCACCGAAACATTGGCGGCCGGCATCAATATGCCGGCGCGCAGCACTGTGATCGCCTCGCTCTCGAAGCGCACCGAACGGGGGCATCGCCCCCTGATGGCCAGTGAATTTCTGCAAATGGCTGGTCGCGCGGGTCGTCGCGGCTTAGACACGCAGGGTTATGTGGTGACCGTTCAGAGTCGATTTGAGGGGGTGCGTGAGGCGGCCCAGTTGGCCACGAGCCCCTCTGATCCATTGGTGAGTCAATTCACCCCCAGCTACGGCATGGTGCTCAACCTGTTGCAGCGTCATGACTTAGCCAAAGCAAGAGAGCTGGTAGAGCGCAGCTTTGGCCGCTACCTCGCCAGTTTGGATTTGGTCGAGGAAGAAGAACATCTGGCTGAGTTGCGGATGCAGCTGGCTCAACTTCAAGGCACGGCTGGTGACGTTCCGTGGGAAGACTTTGAGGACTATGAAAAACAGCGCGGCCGTCTTCGCGAAGAGAGACGTCTGCTCAGGATTCTTCAGCAGCAGGCTGAAGAAACCCTGGCCCATGAACTCACCACCGCTCTTCAGTTTTCGAGCTTGGGAACGTTGGTGAGCCTCAAGTCACCTCGTCTTCGTGGTGGGGTCACCCCGGCTGTGATCGTTGACAAATGCGATGGCCCCGGGCAGTTTCCGCTTCTGCTTTGCTTAACCCAGGACAACGTTTGGTTGTTATTGCCCTGTCAGGCCGTCGTGAGCTTGCATGCGGAATTGAGTTGTTTGCAGGTTGATGGCGTGGCGCCTCCTGATCTCAGCCGTTCCGGTGAGCTCCGTCATGGCGATCAAGACAGCGGTGGTTTGGCTTTGGCGGTGGCGCACATGGCACGTCGTCATGACATGACCACAGCTCAGTACGACTTGGCGGGAGAGGTGTTGTCTCAAGTTCGCCTGGTCCGGGAGTTGGAAGATCAGCTGGAGGGGCATCCGGCTCACCGCTGGGGCGATCGCAAGCAACTCAAGAAGCACCGGCGACGCATGGAAGATCTTGAACATGAAATCGGTGAGCGCCAGCAATTACTCCATCACCGTTCCAACCGGCACTGGGAGACATTTTTGGCTCTGATTGAGATCTTGAGGCACTTTGGCTGCCTCGATGACTTGGAACCAACGGAGATCGGTCGCACGGTTGCCGCTCTTCGTGGCGACAACGAGCTCTGGCTTGGTTTGGCACTGATGAGCGGCCATCTCGATGAGTTGCCTCCAGCAGAACTGGCTGCCGTATTTGAGGCCATCAGCACGGAGGTGAATCGTCCAGATCTTTGGAGTGCATTTCCGGCGCCTCCCCTTGCCGAAGAGGCCTTGCATGATTTGTCAGGCATCCGTCGGGAGCTTCTGCGAGCTCAGGAGCGCTTCAAGGTGGTGGTCCCAGCCTGGTGGGAGCCTGAATTGATGGGATTGGTGGAGGCTTGGGCCAAGGGGACGACCTGGAATGACCTGATCGCTAACACCTCCTTGGATGAAGGAGATGTGGTGCGGATCATGCGGCGCACGGTGGACCTACTGGCCCAGGTCCCATATTGCGAGGCGATTAGTGAGCAGCTTCGCAAGAACGCCCGTGCGGCCTTAACCGCGATTAATCGTTTCCCTGTGGCGGAGGCGGATCAGGTGCTCAAGGCCGCGGCTGTCGAATCCAGCGGGCTCAATGCAGCGACTGAGCGGGCTGCCTGA
- a CDS encoding P-II family nitrogen regulator, with the protein MKKVEAVIRPFKLEDVKLALVNAGIVGMTVSEVRGFGRQKGQVERYRGSEFTVEFLQKLKVDVVIDDDRVEAVINAIAEAAKTGEIGDGKIFVSSVDTVVRIRTGDRDSSAL; encoded by the coding sequence ATGAAAAAGGTCGAAGCCGTTATCCGTCCCTTCAAACTTGAGGACGTCAAATTAGCTTTGGTTAATGCCGGCATCGTGGGCATGACCGTGAGCGAAGTGCGCGGATTCGGTCGTCAGAAGGGGCAAGTAGAGCGATATCGCGGTTCTGAATTCACTGTTGAATTTCTGCAGAAGCTGAAAGTTGACGTTGTGATCGACGATGACCGCGTTGAAGCTGTGATTAACGCCATTGCGGAAGCAGCAAAAACGGGAGAAATCGGCGACGGCAAGATTTTTGTTTCTTCTGTCGACACCGTCGTACGGATTCGCACCGGCGATCGTGACAGTTCAGCCCTCTGA
- a CDS encoding TlyA family RNA methyltransferase yields the protein MVRKQRLDLHMLTLGLAASRQQAQQLIRAGKVRDHRGQLLDKPGQTVLIDLELIVEQPPRFVSRGGEKLLAALEAFPVSVEGRTCLDGGISTGGFTDCLLQHGARRVYGIDVGYGQTAWSLRIDERVVLKERTNLRRLTATELYGPEDDLPTLAVADVSFISLSLVLPAIRALLEPRGSEALVLVKPQFEVGRDRVGKGGVVRDGLAHRDAIASVIDSAHSLGWNALGVVGSPITGPAGNHEYLLWLSELEPHQISDEKIREVIQDTLRSEG from the coding sequence ATGGTTCGTAAACAGCGTTTAGATCTCCACATGCTGACGTTGGGGTTGGCTGCATCCCGTCAGCAAGCGCAACAGCTCATCCGCGCCGGCAAGGTCAGAGATCATCGGGGGCAGCTGCTCGACAAGCCAGGTCAAACCGTTTTGATCGATCTCGAATTGATTGTGGAGCAGCCTCCTCGGTTTGTGTCTAGAGGTGGTGAAAAGTTGCTGGCAGCGTTGGAGGCTTTCCCTGTCTCGGTGGAGGGGCGCACCTGTCTTGACGGAGGGATTTCGACGGGTGGCTTCACCGATTGCTTGCTGCAACACGGAGCTCGTCGGGTTTATGGCATCGACGTTGGCTATGGCCAGACGGCCTGGAGTTTGCGCATTGATGAACGCGTTGTCCTTAAAGAGCGCACCAATTTGCGCCGACTGACCGCAACTGAGCTCTATGGGCCTGAAGACGACCTCCCCACTCTGGCTGTTGCAGATGTGTCGTTTATTTCCTTGTCACTTGTCCTTCCAGCTATTCGCGCCTTGCTGGAACCGCGGGGGAGCGAAGCATTGGTGTTGGTGAAGCCCCAGTTTGAAGTGGGTCGCGATCGGGTAGGTAAAGGCGGGGTGGTGCGAGATGGCTTGGCTCACAGGGATGCGATTGCCTCAGTGATCGATTCCGCACACTCCCTGGGCTGGAACGCCCTGGGAGTTGTGGGATCGCCGATAACAGGTCCCGCCGGCAACCACGAATATCTGTTGTGGTTAAGCGAGCTTGAGCCACATCAGATTTCTGATGAAAAGATTCGAGAGGTGATTCAGGACACCCTGAGATCAGAGGGCTGA